The Pseudomonas sp. G2-4 genome window below encodes:
- a CDS encoding TIGR02281 family clan AA aspartic protease, producing the protein MSQQPPGKRAGRVLMILAWCAALFLATRFFAQWEQRQQNPNTEVYSQRGEGFIEVKLVGNKQGHFVASGQINGQPVDFMLDTGATDVAIPVELAERLKLEKGFGVTLSTANGLSEGYRTRIDRLQLGDIVLRDVRALVAPGLGGTQVLLGMSALNKLEFTQRDGTMLLRQTTN; encoded by the coding sequence ATGAGTCAGCAGCCGCCGGGCAAGCGCGCCGGCCGGGTGCTGATGATATTGGCCTGGTGCGCGGCGTTGTTTCTGGCAACGCGATTTTTTGCCCAATGGGAGCAGCGTCAGCAGAACCCCAATACCGAGGTGTATTCGCAAAGAGGCGAAGGGTTTATCGAGGTGAAGCTGGTCGGCAATAAACAGGGGCACTTTGTCGCCAGCGGGCAGATCAATGGCCAGCCGGTGGATTTCATGCTCGATACCGGTGCCACCGACGTGGCGATTCCGGTTGAGCTGGCCGAGCGCCTCAAGTTGGAAAAAGGTTTCGGCGTGACATTGAGTACCGCCAACGGTTTGAGCGAGGGCTATCGCACCCGCATCGACCGGTTGCAGTTGGGCGACATCGTATTGCGCGATGTGCGTGCCCTGGTGGCGCCAGGCCTGGGCGGCACGCAAGTGCTGCTGGGCATGAGTGCCCTGAACAAACTTGAATTTACCCAGCGCGACGGCACCATGCTGCTGCGCCAGACAACGAACTGA
- a CDS encoding esterase-like activity of phytase family protein, translated as MRNGFALALLLWAGVVVAGPVPELTLLSEHAVDGMRGGNLSGLALCGGEMWTVSDRDDDRIYRLNPSDAAVWPAEVLDIDVPEVPDSGLPWGLRSRTWAASFLRGGELDFEGISCDSAGNRYVVSESHAAVLQVSPSGDASWLKIAPTMIRQARGSGMLLHFNALFEGLAINPAGDQLWLAAERERRGLVQIKRQQTVWDCDGNCVLLSEAGLEMQPAQFPEARAVSRDFADLSLFNGKLFTLDRNAFQVCRRDPQTAKVERCWSFAAEALQDNRRYPQDYGLAEALIVDAEGAWIGLDNNDGARADGERRPIIWRFAAPAGGWSALP; from the coding sequence ATGCGCAACGGTTTCGCCCTGGCGTTGTTGCTGTGGGCGGGGGTGGTTGTCGCCGGACCGGTTCCGGAACTGACGTTGCTGTCCGAACACGCCGTCGATGGCATGCGCGGCGGCAATCTGTCCGGGTTGGCCCTGTGCGGCGGCGAAATGTGGACGGTATCAGATCGCGACGATGATCGGATCTACCGCCTCAATCCTTCCGACGCAGCGGTTTGGCCCGCAGAAGTGCTGGATATCGACGTGCCTGAGGTGCCGGACAGCGGTTTGCCCTGGGGCTTGCGTTCCCGAACCTGGGCGGCATCGTTCCTGCGCGGAGGCGAACTGGATTTCGAAGGCATCAGCTGCGACAGCGCTGGCAATCGCTACGTGGTGAGCGAGTCTCATGCTGCGGTGTTGCAAGTGTCGCCGTCGGGCGATGCGTCCTGGCTGAAAATCGCCCCGACAATGATCCGTCAGGCCCGGGGCAGCGGCATGTTGCTGCATTTCAACGCCTTGTTCGAAGGCCTGGCGATCAACCCGGCCGGCGATCAATTATGGCTGGCAGCGGAGCGCGAACGTCGCGGTCTGGTGCAGATCAAGCGCCAGCAGACGGTGTGGGACTGTGATGGCAATTGCGTATTGCTGAGCGAAGCGGGACTGGAGATGCAGCCGGCGCAGTTCCCCGAGGCCAGGGCGGTCTCCCGGGATTTCGCCGATCTGTCATTGTTCAATGGCAAGCTGTTTACCCTGGATCGCAACGCCTTCCAGGTGTGCCGCCGTGATCCGCAGACAGCCAAAGTGGAGCGCTGCTGGTCGTTCGCCGCCGAGGCGCTGCAAGACAATCGGCGTTATCCACAGGACTATGGCCTGGCCGAAGCGCTGATAGTGGACGCCGAGGGCGCCTGGATCGGCCTGGACAACAACGACGGTGCACGCGCCGATGGCGAACGCCGCCCGATCATCTGGCGCTTCGCTGCGCCGGCCGGTGGCTGGAGCGCCTTGCCATGA
- the parE gene encoding DNA topoisomerase IV subunit B, producing the protein MATPSASSYNADAIEVLSGLDPVRKRPGMYTDTSRPNHLAQEVIDNSVDEALAGHARSVQVILHADHSLEVSDDGRGMPVDIHPEEGVSGVELILTKLHAGGKFSNKNYQFSGGLHGVGISVVNALSTQVRVRVKRDGNEYQMTFADGYKATELEVIGTVGKRNTGTSVYFAPDPKYFDSPKFSVSRLKHVLKAKAVLCPGLLVSFEDKATGEKVEWHYEDGLRSYLVDAVNGFERLPNEPFCGSLAGNKEAVDWALLWLPEGGESVQESYVNLIPTAQGGTHVNGLRQGLLDAMREFCEFRNLLPRGVKLAPEDVWERIAFVLSMKMQEPQFSGQTKERLSSREAAAFVSGVVKDAFSLWLNANPETGLALAELAINNAGRRLKASKKVERKRITQGPALPGKLADCAGQDPMRSELFLVEGDSAGGSAKQARDKEFQAILPLRGKILNTWEVDGSEVLASQEVHNIAVAIGVDPGAADMSQLRYGKICILADADSDGLHIATLLCALFVQHFRPLVDAGHVYVAMPPLYRIDLGKEIYYALDEAERDGILDRLVAEKKRGKPQVTRFKGLGEMNPPQLRETTMDPNTRRLVQLTLDDFEATSEMMDMLLAKKRAGDRKSWLESKGDLAEVLG; encoded by the coding sequence ATGGCCACTCCCAGCGCTAGCTCTTATAACGCAGACGCCATCGAAGTCCTCTCGGGCCTCGACCCGGTGCGCAAACGCCCCGGCATGTACACCGACACCAGTCGGCCGAACCACCTTGCCCAGGAAGTCATCGACAACAGTGTCGACGAAGCCTTGGCCGGGCACGCCCGTTCGGTGCAGGTCATCCTGCACGCCGATCATTCGCTGGAGGTCAGCGACGACGGCCGCGGCATGCCAGTGGACATTCACCCTGAAGAAGGCGTGTCGGGCGTCGAGCTGATCCTCACCAAGCTCCACGCGGGCGGCAAGTTTTCCAACAAGAACTACCAGTTTTCCGGCGGTTTGCACGGGGTGGGTATTTCCGTGGTCAACGCCTTGTCGACCCAGGTCCGGGTGCGGGTCAAGCGTGACGGTAACGAATACCAGATGACCTTCGCCGACGGCTACAAGGCTACCGAGCTGGAAGTGATCGGTACCGTCGGCAAGCGCAACACCGGGACCAGCGTGTACTTTGCGCCGGACCCGAAGTACTTCGATTCGCCGAAGTTCTCCGTCAGCCGCCTCAAGCATGTGCTCAAGGCCAAGGCGGTGTTGTGCCCGGGGCTGCTGGTCAGTTTCGAAGACAAGGCCACCGGCGAGAAAGTCGAGTGGCATTACGAAGACGGCCTGCGTTCTTATCTGGTGGATGCGGTCAACGGTTTCGAACGCCTGCCCAACGAGCCGTTTTGCGGCAGCCTGGCCGGTAACAAGGAAGCGGTGGACTGGGCCTTGTTGTGGCTGCCCGAAGGTGGCGAAAGCGTCCAGGAAAGCTACGTCAACCTGATCCCTACGGCCCAGGGCGGTACCCACGTCAACGGCTTGCGCCAGGGGCTGCTCGATGCGATGCGCGAATTCTGTGAATTCCGCAACCTGCTGCCCCGTGGTGTGAAGCTGGCGCCGGAAGACGTCTGGGAACGCATTGCCTTCGTGCTGTCGATGAAGATGCAGGAGCCGCAGTTTTCCGGCCAGACCAAGGAGCGCCTGTCGTCCCGTGAGGCGGCGGCGTTTGTCTCCGGTGTGGTCAAGGACGCGTTCAGCCTGTGGCTCAACGCCAACCCGGAAACCGGCCTGGCCCTGGCGGAGCTGGCGATCAACAACGCCGGCCGCCGCCTCAAGGCCAGCAAGAAGGTCGAGCGCAAGCGCATCACCCAGGGGCCGGCGTTGCCGGGCAAGCTTGCCGATTGCGCCGGGCAGGACCCGATGCGTTCCGAGCTGTTCCTGGTGGAAGGTGACTCCGCCGGTGGTTCTGCCAAGCAAGCGCGGGATAAAGAGTTCCAAGCGATCCTGCCGCTGCGGGGCAAGATCCTCAACACCTGGGAAGTGGACGGCAGCGAAGTGCTGGCCAGCCAGGAAGTGCATAACATCGCCGTGGCCATTGGGGTCGACCCGGGCGCTGCCGACATGAGCCAGCTGCGCTACGGCAAGATCTGCATCCTCGCCGACGCCGACTCCGACGGCCTGCACATCGCCACGTTGCTCTGTGCATTGTTCGTCCAGCATTTCCGCCCGTTGGTGGATGCCGGTCACGTCTACGTCGCGATGCCGCCGCTGTACCGAATCGACCTGGGCAAGGAGATCTACTACGCCCTGGACGAGGCCGAGCGCGACGGCATCCTCGATCGCCTGGTGGCCGAGAAGAAACGCGGTAAACCACAGGTCACCCGATTCAAGGGCCTGGGTGAGATGAACCCGCCGCAACTGCGGGAAACCACCATGGACCCGAACACCCGTCGCCTGGTGCAGTTGACCCTGGATGATTTCGAAGCGACGTCGGAAATGATGGACATGTTGCTGGCGAAGAAACGTGCTGGCGATCGCAAGTCCTGGCTCGAATCCAAAGGGGACCTGGCCGAGGTGCTGGGCTGA
- a CDS encoding YqiA/YcfP family alpha/beta fold hydrolase, whose amino-acid sequence MSGSILYIHGFNSAPASTKASQLIDVMARLGLSDRLQVPAVHHHPREAIGQLEQAITQLGRPLLVGSSLGGYYATHLAERHGLKALLINPAVSPHRMFDGYLGTQKNLYTDETWELTHDHVTALAELDIPAPRDPQRFQVWLQTGDETLDYRHAQQYYRACALRIQAGGDHSFQGFAQQLPALLSFAGIGADLYQAIDFTSL is encoded by the coding sequence ATGTCGGGTTCTATCCTTTATATTCACGGCTTCAACAGCGCCCCGGCGTCGACCAAGGCCAGCCAATTAATCGACGTGATGGCCCGCCTGGGCCTGAGTGACCGGCTGCAAGTGCCAGCTGTGCATCACCACCCCCGCGAGGCCATCGGTCAGTTGGAACAGGCGATTACACAACTGGGGCGGCCGCTGCTGGTCGGCAGCTCGCTCGGCGGCTACTATGCGACTCACTTGGCCGAGCGCCACGGTCTCAAGGCCCTGCTGATCAACCCTGCCGTCAGCCCGCATCGGATGTTCGACGGTTACCTGGGCACGCAGAAAAATTTGTACACCGACGAAACCTGGGAGTTGACCCACGACCACGTCACGGCCCTGGCGGAACTGGACATACCAGCGCCCCGGGATCCGCAGCGGTTTCAGGTGTGGTTGCAAACCGGGGACGAAACGCTGGATTATCGCCACGCCCAGCAGTATTACCGCGCCTGTGCCTTGCGTATCCAGGCCGGCGGCGACCACAGTTTCCAGGGGTTCGCCCAGCAGTTGCCGGCGCTGTTGAGTTTTGCCGGCATTGGCGCCGATTTGTACCAGGCGATCGACTTCACGTCGCTGTGA
- the fba gene encoding class II fructose-bisphosphate aldolase (catalyzes the reversible aldol condensation of dihydroxyacetonephosphate and glyceraldehyde 3-phosphate in the Calvin cycle, glycolysis, and/or gluconeogenesis): MALISMRQMLDHAAEFGYGVPAFNVNNLEQMRAIMEAADKTDSPVIVQASAGARKYAGAPFLRHLILAAIEEFPHIPVCMHQDHGTSPDVCQRSIQLGFSSVMMDGSLGEDGKTPTDYEYNVRVTQQTVAMAHACGVSVEGELGCLGSLETGMAGEEDGIGAEGVLDHSQMLTDPEEAADFVKKTQVDALAIAIGTSHGAYKFTKPPTGDVLAIDRIKEIHKRIPNTHLVMHGSSSVPQEWLAIINQYGGDIKETYGVPVEEIVEGIKYGVRKVNIDTDLRLASTGAMRRLMATNPSEFDPRKFFGATVTAMRDVCIARYEAFGTAGNASKIKPISLEAMYQRYLKGELNAKVN; this comes from the coding sequence ATGGCACTTATCAGCATGCGTCAGATGCTGGACCACGCAGCCGAGTTCGGCTACGGCGTTCCAGCCTTTAACGTCAACAACCTTGAGCAGATGCGCGCCATCATGGAAGCCGCTGACAAGACTGACTCTCCGGTGATCGTCCAGGCTTCGGCCGGTGCCCGCAAATACGCCGGTGCGCCGTTCCTGCGTCACCTGATCCTGGCGGCGATCGAAGAATTCCCGCATATCCCGGTGTGCATGCACCAGGACCACGGCACCAGCCCTGACGTCTGCCAGCGCTCCATTCAACTGGGCTTCAGCTCGGTCATGATGGACGGCTCCCTGGGCGAAGACGGCAAGACCCCGACCGACTACGAATACAACGTGCGCGTTACCCAGCAGACCGTCGCCATGGCCCACGCCTGCGGCGTTTCCGTGGAAGGCGAACTGGGTTGCCTGGGCTCGCTGGAAACCGGCATGGCCGGTGAAGAAGACGGCATCGGCGCTGAAGGCGTGCTGGATCACAGCCAGATGCTGACCGACCCGGAAGAAGCCGCCGATTTCGTCAAGAAAACCCAGGTCGACGCCCTGGCCATTGCCATCGGCACCAGCCACGGCGCCTACAAGTTCACCAAGCCGCCTACCGGCGACGTGCTGGCCATCGACCGCATCAAGGAGATCCACAAGCGCATCCCCAACACCCACCTGGTGATGCACGGTTCTTCCTCGGTACCGCAGGAATGGCTGGCGATCATCAACCAGTACGGCGGCGACATCAAAGAAACCTACGGCGTGCCGGTTGAAGAAATCGTCGAAGGCATCAAGTACGGCGTGCGCAAGGTCAACATCGACACCGACCTGCGTTTGGCCTCTACGGGTGCGATGCGTCGTTTGATGGCGACCAATCCGAGCGAATTTGATCCGCGTAAGTTCTTCGGCGCTACCGTGACAGCCATGCGTGATGTGTGTATTGCGCGTTATGAGGCGTTTGGGACGGCTGGCAATGCTTCGAAGATCAAGCCGATTTCGTTGGAAGCGATGTATCAGCGGTATCTGAAGGGTGAGTTGAACGCCAAGGTCAACTAA
- a CDS encoding MliC family protein: protein MKGLIAVVALAMLAGCAQLGLSLSSEPADSWTTWTCDSEAKVLWRYTDTAHQEVDVRLGGADRVYHLKQEPGASGSLYSDDMLAFHVKGEEGLVYWVATNDLIGRGCKAQ from the coding sequence ATGAAAGGCTTGATCGCCGTTGTGGCGTTGGCAATGTTGGCCGGTTGCGCGCAGTTGGGCTTGTCGCTCTCATCCGAGCCTGCGGACAGCTGGACGACCTGGACCTGTGACAGCGAGGCCAAAGTGCTCTGGCGCTACACCGATACCGCCCACCAGGAAGTCGACGTACGTCTCGGCGGTGCCGACCGGGTTTATCACCTGAAGCAAGAGCCAGGCGCGTCGGGTTCGCTGTATAGCGATGACATGCTGGCGTTTCACGTCAAGGGTGAGGAAGGCTTGGTGTATTGGGTCGCCACTAATGACCTGATTGGCCGTGGTTGTAAGGCGCAGTAA
- a CDS encoding phosphoglycerate kinase, whose product MTVLKMSDLDLQGKRVLIREDLNVPVKDGVVTSDARILASLPTIKLALEKGAAVMVCSHLGRPTEGEFSAENSLKPVADYLSKALGRDVPLVADYLGGVDVKAGDVVLFENVRFNKGEKKNADELAQQYAALCDVFVMDAFGTAHRAEGSTHGVAKFAKVAAAGPLLAAELDALGKALGSPAQPMAAIVAGSKVSTKLDVLNSLSQVCNQLIVGGGIANTFLAAAGHPVGKSLYEPDLLDTAREIAAKVSVPLPVDVVVAKEFAESATATVKLIADVAEDDMILDIGPQTAAHFAELLKSSRTILWNGPVGVFEFDQFGNGTKVLAQAIAESSAFSIAGGGDTLAAIDKYGVADQISYISTGGGAFLEFVEGKVLPAVEVLESRAKA is encoded by the coding sequence ATGACCGTGTTGAAGATGTCCGACCTCGATCTGCAAGGTAAGCGCGTACTGATCCGCGAAGACCTCAACGTTCCCGTCAAGGACGGTGTTGTCACCAGCGACGCGCGCATCCTGGCTTCGCTGCCGACCATCAAGCTGGCCCTGGAAAAAGGCGCGGCCGTGATGGTCTGCTCGCACCTGGGCCGTCCGACCGAAGGCGAATTCTCGGCCGAAAACAGCCTCAAGCCGGTAGCCGATTACCTGAGCAAAGCCTTGGGTCGTGACGTGCCCCTGGTGGCTGACTACCTGGGCGGCGTGGACGTGAAGGCCGGCGATGTCGTGCTGTTCGAAAACGTGCGCTTCAACAAGGGCGAGAAAAAGAACGCTGACGAACTGGCCCAGCAATACGCGGCCCTGTGCGACGTGTTCGTCATGGACGCCTTTGGCACCGCCCATCGCGCCGAGGGTTCGACCCACGGCGTGGCGAAGTTCGCCAAAGTGGCCGCCGCCGGCCCGTTGCTGGCAGCCGAACTGGACGCACTGGGCAAGGCCCTGGGCTCCCCAGCGCAGCCGATGGCCGCCATCGTGGCCGGCTCCAAGGTTTCCACCAAGCTCGACGTGCTCAACAGCCTGAGCCAGGTGTGCAACCAGTTGATCGTCGGCGGCGGCATCGCCAACACGTTCCTGGCCGCGGCCGGTCATCCGGTCGGCAAATCCCTGTACGAACCAGACCTGCTGGACACCGCCCGGGAAATCGCCGCCAAGGTCAGCGTGCCGTTGCCGGTGGACGTGGTGGTGGCCAAGGAGTTCGCCGAAAGTGCCACCGCCACCGTCAAGCTGATCGCTGACGTGGCCGAGGACGACATGATTCTCGACATCGGCCCGCAAACTGCCGCCCATTTCGCCGAACTGTTGAAATCTTCCCGGACTATCCTGTGGAACGGCCCGGTCGGTGTGTTCGAGTTCGACCAGTTCGGCAACGGCACCAAGGTGCTGGCCCAGGCCATCGCCGAAAGCTCCGCGTTCTCTATCGCTGGTGGCGGCGACACGCTGGCGGCCATCGACAAATATGGCGTGGCCGATCAGATCTCCTACATTTCTACCGGTGGTGGCGCGTTCCTCGAGTTCGTCGAAGGCAAGGTCCTGCCGGCCGTGGAAGTCCTGGAAAGCCGGGCCAAGGCCTGA
- the epd gene encoding erythrose-4-phosphate dehydrogenase, whose amino-acid sequence MPQPRPYKVALNGYGRIGRCVLRALFERGAKAGFEIVAINDLADMASIEYLTRFDSTHGRFPGEVRVEGDCLHINGDCVKVLRSATPEGIDWASLDVDLVLECSGAYHTREDGQRFLAAGAPRVLFSQPMASEADVDATIVYGVNQDCLTGDELLVSNASCTTNCGVPLLRLLDQAIGLEYVSITTIHSAMNDQPVIDAYHHEDLRRTRSAFQSVIPVSTGLARGIERLLPELAGRIQAKAVRVPTVNVSCLDITMQTVSDTDATEVNRILREAATSGPLKGLLAYTELPHASCDFNHDPHSAIVDASQTRVSGPRLVNILAWFDNEWGFANRMLDVAEHYLQTATSLSASNKSAL is encoded by the coding sequence ATGCCTCAACCGCGTCCCTACAAAGTTGCACTCAACGGCTACGGCCGGATTGGTCGTTGCGTCTTGCGTGCGTTGTTCGAGCGAGGGGCCAAGGCCGGGTTCGAGATTGTGGCCATCAACGATCTGGCTGACATGGCCAGCATCGAATACCTGACACGCTTTGACTCCACCCACGGCCGGTTTCCCGGCGAAGTGCGGGTCGAGGGCGATTGTCTGCATATTAATGGCGACTGCGTGAAAGTCCTGCGCAGTGCCACCCCCGAAGGCATCGATTGGGCGTCCCTGGACGTCGATCTGGTGCTCGAATGCTCCGGTGCCTACCACACCCGCGAAGACGGCCAGCGTTTCCTCGCCGCCGGTGCGCCACGGGTGCTGTTCTCCCAACCTATGGCCAGCGAAGCGGATGTGGACGCGACCATTGTCTACGGCGTGAACCAGGATTGCCTGACCGGTGACGAGCTGCTGGTGTCCAACGCGTCCTGCACCACCAATTGCGGCGTGCCGCTGTTGCGCCTGCTGGATCAGGCCATCGGCCTGGAATACGTGTCGATTACCACCATCCACTCGGCGATGAACGATCAGCCCGTGATCGACGCCTATCACCATGAAGACTTGCGCCGCACCCGTTCGGCGTTCCAGTCGGTGATTCCGGTGTCCACTGGTCTGGCGCGTGGCATTGAACGGCTGCTGCCGGAACTTGCGGGGCGAATTCAGGCCAAAGCCGTGCGGGTGCCGACCGTCAACGTGTCCTGCCTCGATATTACGATGCAGACCGTGAGCGATACCGACGCCACCGAGGTCAACCGGATTCTGCGCGAGGCCGCCACCAGCGGCCCGCTCAAAGGCCTGCTGGCCTACACCGAGTTACCTCACGCCAGTTGTGATTTTAATCATGACCCCCATTCGGCCATCGTCGATGCCAGCCAGACCCGTGTTTCAGGGCCACGGCTCGTGAACATCCTGGCCTGGTTCGACAACGAATGGGGTTTTGCCAACCGAATGCTGGACGTTGCTGAACATTATCTGCAAACAGCAACTTCGCTTTCTGCTTCCAACAAATCTGCTCTCTAA
- the tkt gene encoding transketolase: MPSRRERANAIRALSMDAVQKANSGHPGAPMGMADIAEVLWRDYLKHSPSNPSFADRDRFVLSNGHGSMLIYSLLHLTGYDLSIDDLKNFRQLHSRTPGHPEYGYTPGVETTTGPLGQGLANAVGFALAEKVLAAQFNRPGHNVVDHHTYVFLGDGCMMEGISHEVASLAGTLGLDKLIAFYDDNGISIDGEVEGWFTDDTPKRFEAYNWLVIRNVDGHDPEEIKTAIETARKSAQPTLICCKTTIGFGSPNKQGKEDCHGAPLGAEEIALTRAALKWNHGPFEIPADIYAEWDAKEKGRALEAEWDQRFAAYSAEFPELANELVRRLSGELPADFAEKASAYIAEVAAKGETIASRKASQNTLNAFGPLLPELLGGSADLAGSNLTLWKGCKGVSAEDASGNYMYYGVREFGMSAIMNGVTLHGGLVPYGATFLMFMEYARNAVRMSALMKKRVLYVFTHDSIGLGEDGPTHQPIEQLASLRCTPNLDTWRPCDAVESAVAWKYALERKDGPSALIFSRQNLQHQTRDAGQIDDITRGGYVLKDCIGEPELILIATGSEVGLAVQAYDKLTEQGRNVRVVSMPCTSVFDAQDAGYKQAVLPLQVSARIAIEAAHADYWYKYVGLEGRVIGMTTYGESAPAPALFEEFGFTLENILGQAEELLED; this comes from the coding sequence ATGCCCAGCCGTCGTGAGCGTGCCAATGCCATTCGTGCCCTCAGCATGGATGCCGTGCAGAAAGCCAACAGCGGCCATCCGGGTGCCCCTATGGGTATGGCGGATATCGCCGAGGTGCTTTGGCGCGACTACCTCAAGCACAGCCCGAGCAACCCATCGTTCGCCGACCGTGACCGCTTCGTGCTGTCCAACGGCCACGGCTCGATGTTGATCTATTCGCTGTTGCACCTGACTGGTTACGACCTGTCGATCGATGACCTGAAGAATTTCCGCCAACTGCACAGTCGCACCCCGGGCCACCCGGAATACGGCTACACCCCAGGCGTGGAAACCACCACGGGTCCATTGGGCCAAGGCCTGGCCAACGCCGTGGGCTTTGCCCTGGCGGAAAAAGTCCTGGCCGCGCAGTTCAACCGACCAGGCCATAATGTGGTCGATCACCACACCTACGTGTTCCTGGGTGATGGCTGCATGATGGAAGGCATTTCCCACGAAGTCGCCTCCCTGGCCGGCACTTTGGGCCTGGACAAGCTGATCGCCTTCTACGACGACAACGGCATCTCCATCGACGGTGAAGTCGAAGGCTGGTTCACCGACGATACCCCCAAGCGCTTCGAAGCCTACAACTGGCTGGTGATTCGCAATGTCGACGGCCACGACCCGGAAGAGATCAAGACCGCCATCGAGACCGCTCGCAAGAGCGCCCAGCCGACCCTGATCTGCTGCAAGACCACCATCGGTTTCGGCTCGCCGAACAAGCAAGGCAAGGAAGACTGCCACGGCGCGCCACTGGGTGCCGAGGAAATCGCCCTGACCCGCGCCGCGTTGAAGTGGAACCACGGCCCGTTCGAAATCCCGGCCGACATCTATGCCGAGTGGGATGCCAAGGAAAAAGGTCGTGCGCTCGAAGCCGAGTGGGACCAACGTTTCGCGGCTTATTCCGCTGAATTCCCTGAGCTGGCCAATGAACTGGTGCGTCGCCTTAGCGGCGAGCTGCCTGCCGATTTCGCCGAAAAAGCTTCGGCTTACATCGCTGAAGTCGCCGCGAAGGGCGAAACCATCGCCAGCCGCAAGGCCAGTCAGAACACCCTGAACGCCTTCGGTCCATTGCTGCCGGAGCTGCTGGGCGGCTCGGCCGACCTGGCCGGTTCCAACCTGACCCTGTGGAAAGGCTGCAAAGGCGTCAGCGCCGAAGATGCCAGCGGCAACTACATGTACTACGGTGTTCGCGAGTTCGGCATGAGCGCGATCATGAACGGCGTGACGCTGCACGGTGGCCTGGTGCCTTACGGCGCGACCTTCCTGATGTTCATGGAATATGCCCGCAACGCCGTGCGCATGTCGGCCTTGATGAAAAAGCGCGTGCTCTACGTGTTCACCCACGACTCCATCGGCCTGGGCGAAGACGGCCCGACTCACCAGCCGATCGAGCAACTGGCGAGCCTGCGTTGCACCCCGAACCTGGACACCTGGCGCCCCTGCGATGCCGTGGAGTCGGCAGTGGCCTGGAAATACGCCCTCGAGCGTAAAGACGGCCCTTCGGCGCTGATCTTCTCCCGCCAGAACCTGCAGCACCAAACCCGTGACGCCGGCCAGATCGACGACATCACCCGCGGCGGCTACGTGCTCAAGGACTGCATCGGCGAGCCTGAGCTGATCCTGATCGCCACCGGTTCTGAAGTCGGCCTGGCCGTGCAGGCCTACGACAAGCTGACCGAGCAAGGCCGCAACGTGCGTGTGGTGTCCATGCCGTGCACCAGCGTGTTCGACGCCCAGGATGCCGGCTACAAGCAGGCGGTGTTGCCGTTGCAAGTCAGTGCCCGGATCGCCATCGAAGCTGCTCACGCCGATTACTGGTACAAGTACGTGGGCTTGGAAGGCCGCGTGATCGGCATGACCACCTATGGCGAATCGGCGCCCGCGCCGGCGCTGTTCGAGGAATTCGGCTTCACTCTGGAGAACATCCTGGGTCAGGCTGAAGAGCTGCTGGAAGACTGA